One stretch of bacterium DNA includes these proteins:
- a CDS encoding cob(I)yrinic acid a,c-diamide adenosyltransferase, translated as MPRIYTRTGDRGETGLFGGGRVPKSHARVEAYGAVDELNSVIGWAIAVQEDDDIRRKLISIQPDLFTLGAHLATPPAKDRRRRPALPELGPGRVAELERWIDEADAELPELRAFILPGGVQAGAALHVARTVCRRAERRVVALAAIEPVEDDIIVYLNRLSDLLFMLARLANHRAGASEARWEPRTGS; from the coding sequence ATGCCCCGGATCTACACCCGCACCGGTGACCGCGGCGAGACAGGCCTGTTCGGCGGCGGACGCGTGCCCAAGTCGCACGCCCGCGTCGAGGCCTACGGCGCGGTGGACGAGCTCAACTCGGTGATCGGCTGGGCCATCGCCGTCCAGGAAGACGACGACATCCGCCGCAAGCTCATCTCCATCCAGCCCGACCTGTTCACGCTGGGCGCACACCTGGCCACACCGCCGGCGAAGGACCGGCGCCGGCGGCCCGCGCTGCCGGAGCTCGGCCCGGGCCGCGTCGCCGAACTGGAACGGTGGATCGACGAGGCGGACGCCGAGCTGCCGGAGCTGCGCGCGTTCATCCTGCCCGGCGGTGTGCAGGCCGGTGCGGCGCTCCACGTCGCGCGCACCGTTTGCCGACGCGCGGAGCGCCGCGTCGTCGCCCTCGCGGCCATCGAGCCGGTGGAAGACGACATCATCGTCTACCTGAACCGCCTCTCCGACCTGCTCTTCATGCTCGCCCGCCTCGCGAACCACCGCGCCGGCGCGAGCGAAGCACGTTGGGAGCCGCGTACGGGATCGTGA
- a CDS encoding ferredoxin: MPYVITEPCIGTKDASCVEVCPVDCIYEGEDQYYIHPDECIDCGACEPECPVTAIFPDTDVPPEWTSYIEKNRAFFE, translated from the coding sequence ATGCCTTACGTCATCACCGAGCCCTGTATCGGCACCAAGGACGCGAGCTGCGTCGAGGTCTGCCCGGTGGACTGCATCTACGAGGGCGAGGATCAGTATTACATCCACCCGGATGAGTGCATAGATTGTGGCGCGTGCGAGCCGGAGTGCCCGGTCACCGCGATCTTCCCGGACACCGATGTCCCTCCGGAGTGGACCAGCTACATCGAGAAGAACAGGGCGTTCTTTGAGTAG